Proteins from one Impatiens glandulifera chromosome 2, dImpGla2.1, whole genome shotgun sequence genomic window:
- the LOC124924686 gene encoding uncharacterized mitochondrial protein AtMg00810-like — translation MVINGDVASSLSDLQSYLHQYFDMKSLGKLCYFLGLEISDTVDGIYLSQAKYDSDLISRAGLTDSKTASTPLEADCRLTPLDGTPLKDPTLYRQLVVSLIYLTITRPDIAHVVHIVSQLMTSPHTAHHSTVLRILRYIKGTRLHGLHISTDSLLVLTSYLDADWAGNPTD, via the coding sequence ATGGTGATCAATGGCGACGTTGCCTCTAGTTTATCTGATTTACAGAGCTATCTTCAtcaatattttgatatgaagaGTCTTGGTAAGCTGTGTTACTTTTTAGGTCTTGAGATTTCCGACACAGTAGATGGTATCTACTTGTCTCAGGCAAAGTATGATTCTGACCTCATCTCTCGTGCTGGCTTGACTGATAGCAAAACTGCCTCGACTCCACTTGAGGCAGATTGTCGTCTTACTCCTCTCGATGGAACCCCTCTTAAAGACCCCACGCTCTATCGTCAATTAGTGGTCTCCCTGATATATCTAACTATTACTCGCCCTGACATAGCTCATGTAGTTCACATAGTTAGTCAATTAATGACTAGTCCGCATACAGCTCATCACTCTACTGTATTACGTATTCTCCGTTATATTAAGGGCACTCGCTTACATGGTCTTCACATCTCCACTGATTCATTATTGGTACTCACTAGTTACTTAGATGCTGATTGGGCAGGAAATCCCACTGACTGA